A stretch of Henckelia pumila isolate YLH828 chromosome 4, ASM3356847v2, whole genome shotgun sequence DNA encodes these proteins:
- the LOC140866224 gene encoding uncharacterized protein: MTSSDNQPLLRRTPAAVAASPENVVPPHNGNQALGGIVLCFPAQRKNSTETISATLSSNTSLSQHLDSNANTDAMTSSDLPNQSLSQRTLAAAAASPENLVPPHDRNRTLGGIILCLPAQRKNSRTAPASSGNARVKKVDNALHRNTVTLAAASTSSSGVGTTSPLANPHSIGDTGVPSQNNFPRKPKELARNDIRRMLMDKARTKILCYLND, from the coding sequence ATGACTTCTAGTGATAACCAACCTCTTTTGCGAAGGACTCCAGCGGCCGTTGCTGCTTCACCTGAAAATGTGGTGCCTCCCCATAATGGGAATCAAGCACTTGGTGGCATCGTTCTATGTTTTCCTGCTCAACGGAAGAATTcaacagaaaccatttctgctaCTTTGTCATCGAACACTTCTCTGAGCCAGCATTTAGACAGTAATGCTAATACGGATGCCATGACTTCTAGTGATCTCCCAAACCAATCTCTTTCACAAAGAACTCTAGCGGCCGCCGCCGCTTCACCTGAAAATCTGGTGCCTCCCCATGATCGGAATCGAACACTTGGTGGCATCATTCTGTGTCTTCCTGCTCAACGGAAGAATTCAAGGACTGCACCGGCGTCATCTGGTAATGCACGGGTTAAAAAAGTTGACAATGCCCTACACCGGAACACAGTCACTCTCGCCGCTGCTAGTACTAGTAGTAGTGGTGTTGGGACAACGAGTCCATTGGCAAATCCACATTCTATCGGTGACACAGGGGTTCCTTCCCAAAACAACTTCCCCAGAAAGCCAAAGGAGTTGGCTCGCAATGACATTCGTCGGATGCTGATGGACAAGGCGAGGACCAAAATCCTTTGTTATCTCAATGACTGA